The Candidatus Bathyarchaeota archaeon sequence TACAATCTACAATCTGGTTGCTTCTGAATTCCAAGTTATAGACCACTTCATGGAACATGGAATACTTACCTTCCACGTCCAACTCGGTGAAAACTCAAAGGAAGCCTTCCTTAGACTAGTTAAAAAACTTGAACCTTTAGGGCTAGCTCCACTGCTGAGAAAAACAGAGAAACAAAACGTCCTCAGAATAATTAAGAAGCCTCCAATTAAAAAAAGTAATATTCTAGTAAATTTGGGATTATTTTTTGCTACATTAGTCACAACTTTCTTCACTGGCTACATGCTTTCTCTAGGAAGAGGAGACTTAAACCCAGTTGATGGCGGATTAATTTTCATGGTTACCATAATAGCCATACTTGGAGTCCACGAGATGGGTCATAAAATTACAGCTCAAAAGCATGGAATCGAAGCTACCTTCCCCTATTTTATTCCAGGTCCACCACCAGTAGGAACTTTTGGAGCAATAATAATGCAGAAGTCCCTCCCACCGAATCGTGACGCCCTTTTTGATGTGGGTGCAAGCGGTCCTATAGCCGGCTTTATAGCTTCAGCCATCGCAATATTCTTAGGCCTACCACTCTCAACTTACGGTTCTGTTCCCCCAGGTACTACAACGCTTCCACCACCGATATTTTTCTGGCTTGTAGGCCCATCTCTACTTCCCCCGCCGCCACAAGGCTGGGCGCCGCGTCCTGGTGAAATTCCGGTAATAGTGCTTCATCCCGTGGCTTTTGCTGGGTGGATAGGGATTGTAGTAACAATGCTTAACCTTCTGCCGGTTGGAACTCTCGATGGAGGTCATATAGCAGAAAGTCTCTTTAAAGGAAAAGCAAGAACAATCTTTCTAATAGTATCAGTTATCATTTTGCTCCTAATACAATTCTGGCTTATGCTTTTCTTTGTCCTATTTTTCGGCATGTACAAGCATCCAGGCCCCTTAGATGCCGTTTCAAGTCTTTCAACTAAAAGAAAAATTATAGCAGTCATTGTACTAGTGATATTTGTCCTCTCAATGCCCATGCCAAGCTTCCTATATTAAGAGAATTAAAAATAAGAAAAGGAAGGATTTTGAGTCTTAGACTATGGCTATTAGAACCTTTTCTCCGTCAACTTCGTATTGGTGCCACCTAACACCTTCAAGCTGAGGTTTTCCCGAGTGTAGTCTAACTTTTTTGGTTCTGACAAGTTCTGCCATAGTGTCAAGAAACGGTTCAAGTAGCTTAACTTTCTCAGCGGTCAGCATTGCCACGTGAACTTCATTTAGAATCTCAGTTGGCACAAACCCCAAATCCTTTCTTAACGCTTGAATTCTTCTAGCCAAGTCCCGCATTAATCCTTCTCCAACCAGTTTTTTGTCCCGGCGGGCATCCAAGAAAACTTGAATGTTCTCTTCAGATGCTGAAACCCAATTTTCGCCTTCAAGCTCTTTGAGAGGCTTGTCGGTTAATTCTACCTCCTTGACGTTTGCAAGTTCTAAGAAAAGATTTTTGAGCCTTTCCAGAGACTCTTTAGCCTCCTCAGAAGCGACGATAACGGCTTTTCTTAGAGGCCATCTCCTCTTTAAATGTCCAGTCTGCCTTGCAGCGTAGGAAATTGAAACAGTCTTCATTAAGATTTCAACTTCCGTTTCAAGCTTCAAGTTTTCAAGTTCCTCTTTTGCAGTGGGCCAACTTTCAAAGTTAATTGATTCGGGCAGTCTGTCATCAAGTTCGCGGAAGACTTTCTGATAAAGAAACTCTGCTACAAAAGGCGTTATCGGATTGAAGAGTAGGAGCACAGTTTTTAGGACATGCCAGAGAGTCGCATAAATTGCTAATCTTCTGTTTAGAGTTTCTGGACTGTCGCTCCAAAGCTCCCTTCTTATCATTGGAACATAATTTCTGCTTATATCATCCACAACAAATTTTTCAAGAGCTGAAGCTGCAAAATTGAATTCGCATCTTTCAAATCTTTCAGTAACCTCCCTAATTGTTCCTTGAAGCTTTGAAAGTAACCAAAGCTCCGGAGTTTTCAAAACATTATTTTCCCTTGCCCACTCCAGACTGTTCTCTTTCGGGTTAAAGCCGTCATACTCCGCGTTCTGTAGGAAGAATCTGTGAAGATGGTAAAGCGTGCTTAACACCTGGTATGGTCTTCGCTTAATTTCTTCAACATCAAAGTTCATGGAGTCAATTGGAGAACACTTCCAAACCATATAGAAACGGCAGAGGTCAGCCGAGTTCCTTTCCAAAAGCGGATTAACCTCAATAACATTCCCTAAACTCTTGCTCATTTTCCTTCCTTTTGCGTCTAAGGCGAATCCGTAGAAGAGGAAGGCTTTGTAGGGAGCTTCGGGTTTTCCAGTTAAAATCACATGTTCAAGCAGCAGCGTGTTCGCCCAGCCTCTAGTTTGGTCTATTGCTTCTACAAGAAAGTCTACTGGAACAAACTTTTCAAATTCCTCATCTGTAAAACGTGCGTAGGGTGAGGCTCCACTGTTATGCCAAGTGTCCAAAACGTAAGGCTCACGCTTCATTGTTCCTCCGCATTTTTCGCATTTAAAGAAGATTCTGTCTATCCAAGGCTTATGAAGCTCTGGTAACGGCGGTTTTTCGCCGCTTTCCGGGTTAGGTAAAGCCTTTTCTAGGATTTCCTTTCTGCTTGCAACTAATATTTTATGTCCACATTTTTCGCAGACCCAAACTGGGAGAGGAGTTCCCCATACACGTTCCCGTGAAATGCACCATGGCTTAGCTTCTTTAAGGAAAGCTAAGAACCTGTTCTTCGGGCCTTCATAGAAGTATTCGACCTTCTCAGCTGCTTCAACTATTCTCTCATTTATTTTGTTTGTCCAAAGGAAGTATTCTCTTCTTGCAAGCCATATGAGCTTGTGGTGGCTTCTCCAACACGTTGGATATTCGTGTCTAACGGTTTCAACATGCACCAGCAAGTTTCTTTTACGTAGTTCTTCTATTACCTTATCATCCGCATCTCTGGCGAAAAGTCCCTTAAACTCGCCTGCTTCTTCAGTAAATTTGCATTCGTCGTCGAATGGAACGTAGATTGGCACATCACGCTTTCTGGCGGCTTGGAAGTCTTCTTCTCCGTTTCCAGGAGAAAGGTGTACCACTCCAGTTGCAGTGTTTACATCAACAAAGTCTTCGCAGACAACCCTGTGAACTTTGGGAAGCCTATCAAGCTCAGCTTGTTTAGGAATTAAATCTTTAAATGGATAATCATATTTTAAGCCTTCAAGCTTCTCTCCTGGAAAAACTTCAACTATACTGTAGTTTTCTATTCCAAGCTCTTGCATTAACGGCTCTACTCGCTGCTTTGCCATTATCCAAAATTCATGTCCAACCTTTACTTTGGCGTATTCCGCCGATGGATGAACAGCCAGCATCAAGTCGGTTACTATCGTGAAGGGCATTGTAGTCCAAATTAGAAAGTATTCACCCGGCCTTTCTTCAACTCTAAACTTGAAATACAATGATGGGTCTTCAACTTCTTCGTAGCCCAATCCAACTTCCGCGTTGCTCAGTGACGTTTGGCAGCCTGGACAGTAGGCCACAACGTAGTAGCCTTCTCCTAGTAGGCCTTGTTCCCAAGCCCTTTTCAAGTATTTCCATTCACGTTCAATGTAACTGTCAAGGTAGGTCCAGTATGCTCTATCATGATTTATGAAAAGCCCTAGCTTTCTGTCGGCTTCACGCCAAAATTCATGGTATTTCATAATTGTCTTCTTACATTCTTCAATGAACCTTCCCTCGCCTACTTTTTCCAGAAGCTCCCGCTTATTTTTCACTCCAAGAAGTTTTTCTACCTCAAGCTCCACAGGCAAGCCTTGACAGTCCCATCCAGCCCAGAAAGGAATATAGTAGCCCTGCATGCTTTTCCATCGGTAGCGTAGATCTTTCATAACTCTTCCGCGGGCGTGTCCAACGTGTGGGACACCGTTAAGGGTTGGAGGCCCCTCAACGTACCCTAAAACGCCAACATTTTCCTTTTCTCTAAGTTTCATAAGTTTGTCTGCAATTCTGTTTTTCTCCCAGAAATCTCGGATTTCACGTTCAATCTCGAGAGGCCTGTAGTTCATTTTAAGCCATTTTCGGCTGTCAGCCTCGAATTTGATGGCCACCTCTCATCCCAAAGCACCAGCCAATAAACGCAAATACACAAAACAACATATAACCTTTTTGAAGTAAACATCTGTTAAGTATGCCTATTGAAAAGTATTCGAGGTGGAATAAATCTGAGAAAACGTTTGATCTCAGCTTTTAAACGTAACAGCTTACTGCTACTTGTTACTTCGTTGACGATTTCAGCCTTCATCTATTATACAGTCTACACAGTAATATTGGTTAAGCTCTTGAATCCGACATTAATAGAAGACTTTATGAATTTTCTTTCAGCAAACTATCCTGCTAAAATACCTAAACCAGAAACTCATGAATTTTTCATGTTTATTTTTATGAATAACACTAGGTTTTATTGGAATCCATTAAACATGCTCGTCTGGATACCATTATTTGGCGCTTTGATAATTGGGTTTAGCTTTCTGTTAAACGGCGTTGTTATAGGCGCTGTGGCCGCCATGCTGGGATTAAAATATGGTCCTTTACTTCCAATAGTTGGTCTGGCACCTCATGGAATTATTGAAGTTCCAGCGTTTATAATTCAATGCACCGCAATTTTAAGGTGGCACATTACAATTTCAACGCTACTGTTTAATCTGATTAAAGGAGAAAAGGTAGAAAAAGCGAAAGTCAAAGAAGATTTAATGGATGTGGTAATTCTTTCGGCAATTTCTATTTTCCTTTTATTTATCGCGGCGTTAATAGAAACCTACGTAACTCCCTTACTGATTAAACTTGTAGAGAAAAATGTAGAAGAGTTTAGGCTGCAGTCACAGCCTTTTCAAGAGTTGCCAGCAACTCTTCGTCAACTGAAGAATGGTACTTAAAGTGTTCATTCGGATCTTTGATAAGTACGTAAAGCCAGTAGATTCCAAATATTCCCAGCGTGATTATTGAGAGTATAAGGTATAATACGAAACTTCGGTTAGGCAACGGATTAACACGTCTAGGAGGCGTAAAGCTTATTCCAAGCTTACCGAGAACTTTGCTTGTATCTTCCCAGAAACCATCTTCCCTTCGCTCATGCTTATAAAAATCCTTCATTAGAAAATAGTAGACATACCATGTTGCAATAAATATTATCGCTGAAAGAATAGCCCATAAAACAGCATTCTTTTCAGTTTCTTCCGTTTTTGCTTCTCTTAATGTTCTTTCGCAGAGAGAAAGCTCACTTTCAACATCTGTCTTCTTTTGCTCCGCAATTTTTCTAATCAATTTAATAGTATCTTCCATCAGAAACATTTGCCTTTTAAAATGGGTATTTCTCCTGTCAACAAGCTTGTAAATCAATACAATTGAAACTATAGAGACTATTGCAAGAATTGGTGATAAAAGAAGGATTTCCGGTGCTCCCAAAAGCATGGCCGGGATGGTTATGAGAATTACTATGATTGGTACCAAATAAATTGCAAGCCACGCTGTCGACATCATCTTGTCATATTCGCTGCGCATTCTAATGTCTCTTCTAAGATTTTCAAGCTCCACACTCATATCTAATAACTCCAGTTTTCATAATTCACCATGTGACATTATATATAATTTGCCAAAAAGGCGAATTCCAAGAATGCATCAAAATCCAATTTTTCTTCCGTCAAAATCCCTCTTGTACTTTCCAAGCTCATTTACGACTTCTCTAAGCTGTTGCGAATTGAAAACAGGTCCGTCTCTGCAGACACGGTATTTCCCTATCATGCAACTTCCACATAAGCCTATTCCACACCGCATTATCCTTTCTAAACTGGCTTGCAGTGGGACTCCGAATCTCTCAGTTGTTAAGAAAACTTCTCTAATCATAGGTTCCGGCCCGCAAGCATATGTCATATCAATTTTTTCCTTTTTAAGTAGTTCATCCAGTGGATCGGTAGCCACTCCTTTCAGCCCGGCACTTCCATCTTCGGTTAAGACTATTATTTCTGAGTTAGTTTTTGAAAGTGAGGATTTAACTCTGTTTAAGAAGAGAAGTTCTTTGGCTGTTTTGGCTCCAATAATAAAAATAATTTTTTTGGAGGTTTCAACCAGTTTTTCAGCTAGAAAGGCAAGTGGAGCCATTCCTGTTCCACCGCCAACTAAAAGAACATTTCCGGCTGAAACTTGGAAGCTGTTTCCAAAAGGGCCCCTTACTCCAATGTAATCTCCAGCTTTTAGCCTCTGCAAAGCCTCGGTTGCCTCTCCAACCTTTGCAACTGTTACTGAAACGTTTCCGTTTTGGTATACTCCAGAAACGCTTAACGGAATTTCATCTACGCCCGGAATCCAAACCATGAGAAATTGTCCAGGTTTAGCTTTTAAACAGAGCTTATCCTTGAAGAAAAAAGACTTAACATTGGGCGTTTCCTCTTCCACTTTTAGAATTTTAACGGTTCTAATCCAATTATAGGCTATGGGATAAACCGACAATTTCATTTATGCTCCTTAAACCCCTCTTCTTCACGTAAGTTTTAATTCCTTTTAAAATTGAGTTAAAAACTTCAATTCCCTTAATTGCCAAAGCTGTTCCAACTTGAATTGCCGACGCTCCGGCCAACATGAATTCAATAGCATCTTTCCAGCTGGTTATTCCGCCACAGCCAAAAATTGGCACTTTAACTCTCTCGTAAATTTCGTAAACACATCTTACGGCGATAGGCTTTATTGCTGGTCCAGATAGTCCCCCGAACTTGTTTGCCAGTATTGGCCTCCCAGTTTTTACATCAATCTTCATGGCTTTAACAGTATTTATTGCAGTTATGGCGTCTGCTCCAGCCTTAACGGCCGTTTCAGCCAAGTAGGCTATGTCAGAAACATTTGGGGAAAGTTTGACGAAAACAGGACAGGAAACCCTTCGCTTAACATTTTTGACAACTTCAGCCAGCAACTCTGGGTTTTGCCCTATTTCGCCCCCAGTTTTCTCAACGTGGGGGCATGATACATTAAGTTCAACAGCGTCTGCCCCCGATTTAATCGCCAAGTAGGCTGCTTCAGCATATTCCTCAGCGGAGAAACCATAGATGCTTACAATCAATGGAACTTCAACTTCACCTTTAACTTGCTTTATTTCTCGGCTGAAAGCCTTAATTCCAGGATTTGGAAGCCCCATGGCGTTGATTAATCCGCAGTTAACTTGAACTACTGTGGGGTTATTATATCCCCTTCTGGGCTTAAGCCCAACAGACTTTGTTATTAATCCTCCAGCTCCAGCTTCAGCAACTCTAATGAGGCTTTCAGCTGTCATACCTAAAACTCCAGCGGCAAGTAAGACTGGATTTCTAAACTTTAAGTTTGCAATTTCAACTTGAAGATTAACCAACAACCTTCCCTTTTCAGTAAAAGTTATTCAGTTCTTCAAATAAAGGTTAGGAATAGTAAGCTGAGAAAAGCGATGATGGAGATGAAAAATTGAAAGCAACAATAATCGAATGCCCATTTGCAGTTCTAGCATTCAACGAGAAAAACGAAATAGTCGGAAAAATTCTGTTCCCAAAAGACCCTAAAAAAGCGGCTAAAAAACTCTTTGAAATCGAAAAGGGAAAACTTCTAAAGGAAATTCGCATTTTAGTTGAAGAGTTAAAGGCTAAAGGTTACAGTCATTTCATAATGGAAAGTAAAGCCCTCGCAGAGGCCTTAAAAGAAGAGTTAGGATTAGAAACTGAAACAGTCGTCTCATCAAAGGCAGGAGAATCCTTACGTGAAAATATGGAAGAATTCGCTTTAAAATTAGGCTTTGTTGAAAAGCCTGAACAATTAAAAATCTGGATTCATAAAGTTACGGTTGAACTCACGAAAATAAGAGTTAAAGAAGCAGTGGAAAAACGAGATTTGCTTGCAGTTCACGCTATAAACACGATAGACGATATAGACAAGACAACAAACCTATTCATGGGAAGAATAAGAGAATGGTACAGCCTCCACTTCCCAGAACTAAACAAACTAGTTGAACAACATGAAACCTATGCAAGATTAATTTTAAACTTAGGCGGAAGAGAAAACTTCTCCACAGAAAAACTGGTAGAACTGGGAATATCAAAGACAAAAGCCGAAAAAATAGTTAACGCAGCTGAAACTTCAATGGGCGCCTCCTTCACAGAAGAAGACTTCAAAGAAATAAAGGCTTTATGCAAAACAACCCTCGAACTTTACCAAAGAAGAAAAGAACTGGAAAAATACCTGGAGAAAACCATGGATGAAGTTGCCCCAAACATAAAAGCCTTAGTGGGCGCCCTGCTCGGCGCAAGACTAATCGCCTTGGCAGGCAGCCTAGAAAACTTGGCGAAAATGCCTGCGAGCACAATACAAGTTTTAGGAGCTGAAAAGGCGCTTTTCAGAGCTCTAAGAACAGGTTCACGGCCACCAAAACACGGAATAATCTTCCAACACACGTTTCTACGAGAAGCAAAAAAATGGCAAAGGGGGAAAATAGCCAGAGCCCTAGCTGGAAAACTGGCAATAGCAGCGAGAACAGACGCATACAGCGGAAAGTATATAGGAGATACGTTAAAAATCGACCTAGAAAAGAGAATTAACGAAATAAAGGAAAAGTATAGTGAACCTCCACGAAGAGCTTATAGGCCTAAAAAACACTTTGGAAAGAGGAGAAAGAAACGTGGTAGAAGTTAAACCGCACCCAGAATTTCCGGGCATATACTGGGCAATAACAGAAGATGGATCCAGAAAGCTGGCAACCAAGAATTTGGCTCCGGGAAAAACTGTCTACGGAGAACGCCTAATACGTTTTAAAGGCGTAGAATATCGCCTCTGGGACCCTTATAGAAGCAAGTTGGCAGCTGCAATTCTGAAAAATCTGAAAACTGTTCCAATAAAGCCCGGCGATAAAGTTTTGTATTTGGGGGCGGCTTCGGGCACGACTGCAAGCCACGTTTCAGACATAATAGGCGAAAAGGGGCACGTCTACTGCGTTGAATTTGCGGCTAGGGCAATAAGAGAACTTGTAAACAATGTCTGCGCTTTCCGTTCAAATATGTCTCCAATACTTGAGGATGCTAGAATGCCCGAAAGATACGCAATGATAGTTGAAAAAGTAGATGATATTTACTGTGACATCGCCCAGCCTGAACAAGCAAAAATTCTAGCTGACAACGCTCAGCTATACCTAAAAAGCAATGGATGGATAATGTTAGCGATAAAAGCTCAAAGCATAGACGTAACAAAAGAGCCTTCTGAAATTTACAAACTTGAAATTGAAACTTTGAAGGAGAGAGGCTTCGAAATTAAAGAGGTAGTT is a genomic window containing:
- a CDS encoding site-2 protease family protein; this encodes MNETEECPTTPTQGNEKEIVPQESQVNTIYNLVASEFQVIDHFMEHGILTFHVQLGENSKEAFLRLVKKLEPLGLAPLLRKTEKQNVLRIIKKPPIKKSNILVNLGLFFATLVTTFFTGYMLSLGRGDLNPVDGGLIFMVTIIAILGVHEMGHKITAQKHGIEATFPYFIPGPPPVGTFGAIIMQKSLPPNRDALFDVGASGPIAGFIASAIAIFLGLPLSTYGSVPPGTTTLPPPIFFWLVGPSLLPPPPQGWAPRPGEIPVIVLHPVAFAGWIGIVVTMLNLLPVGTLDGGHIAESLFKGKARTIFLIVSVIILLLIQFWLMLFFVLFFGMYKHPGPLDAVSSLSTKRKIIAVIVLVIFVLSMPMPSFLY
- a CDS encoding isoleucine--tRNA ligase, giving the protein MAIKFEADSRKWLKMNYRPLEIEREIRDFWEKNRIADKLMKLREKENVGVLGYVEGPPTLNGVPHVGHARGRVMKDLRYRWKSMQGYYIPFWAGWDCQGLPVELEVEKLLGVKNKRELLEKVGEGRFIEECKKTIMKYHEFWREADRKLGLFINHDRAYWTYLDSYIEREWKYLKRAWEQGLLGEGYYVVAYCPGCQTSLSNAEVGLGYEEVEDPSLYFKFRVEERPGEYFLIWTTMPFTIVTDLMLAVHPSAEYAKVKVGHEFWIMAKQRVEPLMQELGIENYSIVEVFPGEKLEGLKYDYPFKDLIPKQAELDRLPKVHRVVCEDFVDVNTATGVVHLSPGNGEEDFQAARKRDVPIYVPFDDECKFTEEAGEFKGLFARDADDKVIEELRKRNLLVHVETVRHEYPTCWRSHHKLIWLARREYFLWTNKINERIVEAAEKVEYFYEGPKNRFLAFLKEAKPWCISRERVWGTPLPVWVCEKCGHKILVASRKEILEKALPNPESGEKPPLPELHKPWIDRIFFKCEKCGGTMKREPYVLDTWHNSGASPYARFTDEEFEKFVPVDFLVEAIDQTRGWANTLLLEHVILTGKPEAPYKAFLFYGFALDAKGRKMSKSLGNVIEVNPLLERNSADLCRFYMVWKCSPIDSMNFDVEEIKRRPYQVLSTLYHLHRFFLQNAEYDGFNPKENSLEWARENNVLKTPELWLLSKLQGTIREVTERFERCEFNFAASALEKFVVDDISRNYVPMIRRELWSDSPETLNRRLAIYATLWHVLKTVLLLFNPITPFVAEFLYQKVFRELDDRLPESINFESWPTAKEELENLKLETEVEILMKTVSISYAARQTGHLKRRWPLRKAVIVASEEAKESLERLKNLFLELANVKEVELTDKPLKELEGENWVSASEENIQVFLDARRDKKLVGEGLMRDLARRIQALRKDLGFVPTEILNEVHVAMLTAEKVKLLEPFLDTMAELVRTKKVRLHSGKPQLEGVRWHQYEVDGEKVLIAIV
- a CDS encoding stage II sporulation protein M, encoding MKSIRGGINLRKRLISAFKRNSLLLLVTSLTISAFIYYTVYTVILVKLLNPTLIEDFMNFLSANYPAKIPKPETHEFFMFIFMNNTRFYWNPLNMLVWIPLFGALIIGFSFLLNGVVIGAVAAMLGLKYGPLLPIVGLAPHGIIEVPAFIIQCTAILRWHITISTLLFNLIKGEKVEKAKVKEDLMDVVILSAISIFLLFIAALIETYVTPLLIKLVEKNVEEFRLQSQPFQELPATLRQLKNGT
- a CDS encoding DUF4234 domain-containing protein translates to MSVELENLRRDIRMRSEYDKMMSTAWLAIYLVPIIVILITIPAMLLGAPEILLLSPILAIVSIVSIVLIYKLVDRRNTHFKRQMFLMEDTIKLIRKIAEQKKTDVESELSLCERTLREAKTEETEKNAVLWAILSAIIFIATWYVYYFLMKDFYKHERREDGFWEDTSKVLGKLGISFTPPRRVNPLPNRSFVLYLILSIITLGIFGIYWLYVLIKDPNEHFKYHSSVDEELLATLEKAVTAA
- a CDS encoding dihydroorotate dehydrogenase electron transfer subunit yields the protein MKLSVYPIAYNWIRTVKILKVEEETPNVKSFFFKDKLCLKAKPGQFLMVWIPGVDEIPLSVSGVYQNGNVSVTVAKVGEATEALQRLKAGDYIGVRGPFGNSFQVSAGNVLLVGGGTGMAPLAFLAEKLVETSKKIIFIIGAKTAKELLFLNRVKSSLSKTNSEIIVLTEDGSAGLKGVATDPLDELLKKEKIDMTYACGPEPMIREVFLTTERFGVPLQASLERIMRCGIGLCGSCMIGKYRVCRDGPVFNSQQLREVVNELGKYKRDFDGRKIGF
- a CDS encoding dihydroorotate dehydrogenase, with product MVNLQVEIANLKFRNPVLLAAGVLGMTAESLIRVAEAGAGGLITKSVGLKPRRGYNNPTVVQVNCGLINAMGLPNPGIKAFSREIKQVKGEVEVPLIVSIYGFSAEEYAEAAYLAIKSGADAVELNVSCPHVEKTGGEIGQNPELLAEVVKNVKRRVSCPVFVKLSPNVSDIAYLAETAVKAGADAITAINTVKAMKIDVKTGRPILANKFGGLSGPAIKPIAVRCVYEIYERVKVPIFGCGGITSWKDAIEFMLAGASAIQVGTALAIKGIEVFNSILKGIKTYVKKRGLRSINEIVGLSHSL
- a CDS encoding C/D box methylation guide ribonucleoprotein complex aNOP56 subunit (functions along with aFIB and aL7a; guides 2'-O-methylation of ribose to specific sites in RNAs), which produces MIECPFAVLAFNEKNEIVGKILFPKDPKKAAKKLFEIEKGKLLKEIRILVEELKAKGYSHFIMESKALAEALKEELGLETETVVSSKAGESLRENMEEFALKLGFVEKPEQLKIWIHKVTVELTKIRVKEAVEKRDLLAVHAINTIDDIDKTTNLFMGRIREWYSLHFPELNKLVEQHETYARLILNLGGRENFSTEKLVELGISKTKAEKIVNAAETSMGASFTEEDFKEIKALCKTTLELYQRRKELEKYLEKTMDEVAPNIKALVGALLGARLIALAGSLENLAKMPASTIQVLGAEKALFRALRTGSRPPKHGIIFQHTFLREAKKWQRGKIARALAGKLAIAARTDAYSGKYIGDTLKIDLEKRINEIKEKYSEPPRRAYRPKKHFGKRRKKRGRS
- a CDS encoding fibrillarin-like rRNA/tRNA 2'-O-methyltransferase, translating into MERGERNVVEVKPHPEFPGIYWAITEDGSRKLATKNLAPGKTVYGERLIRFKGVEYRLWDPYRSKLAAAILKNLKTVPIKPGDKVLYLGAASGTTASHVSDIIGEKGHVYCVEFAARAIRELVNNVCAFRSNMSPILEDARMPERYAMIVEKVDDIYCDIAQPEQAKILADNAQLYLKSNGWIMLAIKAQSIDVTKEPSEIYKLEIETLKERGFEIKEVVHLEPYDKAHAMIVAKF